In Pelmatolapia mariae isolate MD_Pm_ZW linkage group LG13, Pm_UMD_F_2, whole genome shotgun sequence, a genomic segment contains:
- the fgf8a gene encoding fibroblast growth factor 8: protein MRPIPSRLSCVFLHLFALFYYAQVTNQSPPNFTQHVSEQSKVTDRTSRRLIRIYQLYSRTSGKHVQVLPNKKINAMAEDGDVHAKLIVETDTFGSRVRIRGAETGLYICMNKRGKLIGKKNGQGRDCVFTEIVLENNYTALKNVRYEGWYMAFTRRGRPRKGSRTRQHQREVHFMKRLPKGHQPTHPSHHRPFDFIHYPFSQRTKRT from the exons ATGCGACCCATCCCATCCAGGCTCAGCTGTGT GTTTCTGCACTTATTTGCATTGTTCTACTACGCGCAG GTAACCAATCAGTCCCCGCCTAATTTCACGCAGCATGTAAGCGAACAGAGCAAAGTGACGGACCGCACGAGCCGCAGGTTGATCCGGATCTACCAGCTTTACAGCCGGACCAGCGGCAAACATGTACAGGTCCTGCCCAACAAGAAGATCAACGCCATGGCCGAGGATGGAGATGTGCACG CTAAACTCATTGTGGAAACAGATACTTTTGGAAGTCGAGTGCGCATCAGGGGAGCTGAGACTGGCCTATACATCTGCATGAACAAGAGAGGGAAGCTCATTGGCAAG aaaaatgGACAAGGCCGTGACTGTGTCTTCACCGAAATTGTTCTGGAGAACAACTACACGGCGCTGAAGAACGTCCGTTATGAGGGCTGGTACATGGCTTTCACTCGTCGTGGGCGTCCACGGAAGGGCTCACGGACACGCCAGCACCAACGTGAAGTCCACTTCATGAAGAGGCTGCCAAAGGGGCACCAGCCCACCCATCCGAGCCACCACCGGCCTTTTGACTTCATCCACTACCCTTTCAGTCAAAGGACTAAGCGTACGTGA